The following proteins are encoded in a genomic region of Fundidesulfovibrio putealis DSM 16056:
- a CDS encoding ArsR/SmtB family transcription factor, whose protein sequence is MTMKYTSQLFKALTDETRLRIIGLLFEGELCVCDLTHALGMPQSTVSRHLAHLKNAGLVTDRRCKTWAYYSLSRDERPFARDILAVLGKHLAELDLTRKDIASLHEYRSCSERSCE, encoded by the coding sequence ATGACCATGAAGTACACCTCGCAGCTGTTCAAGGCTCTCACGGATGAAACCCGCCTGCGCATAATCGGCTTGCTCTTTGAAGGCGAGTTATGCGTTTGCGACCTGACCCACGCCCTCGGCATGCCCCAATCCACTGTTTCGCGCCATCTGGCGCACCTGAAAAACGCCGGACTGGTCACTGACCGCCGTTGCAAGACCTGGGCGTATTACAGCCTTTCTCGCGATGAGAGACCATTCGCACGCGACATCCTGGCTGTGCTGGGCAAGCACCTCGCGGAGCTTGACCTGACGCGCAAGGATATCGCCTCACTTCATGAATACAGGAGCTGTTCGGAAAGATCCTGCGAATAA
- a CDS encoding 4Fe-4S dicluster domain-containing protein encodes MSGSLPMEDPLVRMYRELKRALAKDQSQVKWAMVIDQAKCIGCHACAVACASENRLGPGVVYRPVMEEETGTYPNVGRRFLPRPCMQCENPPCVSVCPVTATWKNAQGVTVIDYTRCIGCRYCLAACPYGARCSDFGGFYTSRTPQEPGLIQGRYAARAYEQQNAPEYAKSWGQRGKGSPVGNARKCHFCLHRLEVEQLPSCVTSCVGRATYFGDRTDPGSLVSELMGSPRAYALKAELGTRPNVHYLA; translated from the coding sequence ATGAGCGGAAGTTTGCCGATGGAAGACCCCTTGGTCAGGATGTACCGCGAACTCAAGCGGGCCTTGGCCAAGGATCAAAGTCAGGTGAAATGGGCCATGGTCATCGATCAGGCGAAGTGCATCGGCTGTCATGCCTGCGCCGTGGCCTGCGCCTCGGAAAACCGCCTCGGCCCCGGTGTGGTCTACCGCCCCGTGATGGAAGAGGAGACCGGAACCTACCCCAACGTGGGACGCCGTTTCCTGCCGCGCCCCTGCATGCAGTGCGAGAATCCCCCCTGCGTGTCTGTCTGTCCGGTAACCGCCACCTGGAAGAACGCCCAGGGCGTGACCGTCATCGACTACACCCGCTGCATCGGCTGCCGCTACTGCCTGGCTGCCTGCCCCTACGGAGCCCGCTGTTCGGACTTCGGGGGCTTCTACACCTCCAGGACACCCCAGGAGCCGGGCCTGATTCAGGGCCGCTACGCCGCCCGCGCCTACGAACAACAGAACGCTCCCGAATACGCCAAATCGTGGGGCCAGCGGGGCAAAGGGTCCCCCGTGGGCAACGCCCGCAAGTGCCACTTTTGCCTGCACAGGCTGGAGGTGGAACAGCTTCCCTCCTGCGTGACCAGCTGCGTCGGCAGGGCCACGTACTTCGGTGACCGCACCGATCCGGGTTCCCTGGTCAGCGAGCTGATGGGGTCGCCGCGCGCTTATGCGCTCAAGGCGGAACTGGGTACGCGCCCCAACGTCCACTACCTGGCTTAG
- the nrfD gene encoding NrfD/PsrC family molybdoenzyme membrane anchor subunit, giving the protein MHTSVSKPSLLYLSLLGLAALAYAVVDAFIHRAGGTNLGSYVPWGMGVVMYLLFVGFSAGGLLISALTQVFGFKDLKPLGGLATYAALVAEVCAGIAIASDLGRFERMFNFVFSPSLTSPMFWMFLFFTSVLIVSFLKAWAFAKMDDAVVSFWSWVSIPVGLCFYFTNGFFFSVLTGHGLWSGPVIPVMFVTAALLCGGALVCALAWWSKADRIAVTRLSRVVFWLMVLFAFLEGLWLWIGWQGGRAETVAALKNLASGPGAWTFWGLHVVLGLAVPLLLLPQAKDNPGLAAWACLLILIGFAGARWAFVVPAQSVAMLPGLEKAWQHPRLMLTYLPSLAEWSLAAGVSGLALFGFVMGPKVFPSLYGSGPQTHQAS; this is encoded by the coding sequence ATGCATACAAGCGTCAGCAAACCATCGCTCCTGTATCTGAGCCTTCTCGGGCTGGCCGCCCTGGCGTACGCCGTGGTGGACGCGTTCATCCACCGCGCCGGAGGCACGAACCTCGGGTCCTACGTGCCGTGGGGCATGGGCGTGGTCATGTACCTGCTGTTCGTGGGGTTCTCGGCTGGAGGGCTCCTGATTTCCGCCCTGACACAGGTGTTCGGCTTCAAGGACCTGAAGCCCCTTGGGGGACTGGCCACCTACGCGGCCCTGGTGGCCGAGGTCTGCGCGGGCATCGCCATCGCCTCCGACCTGGGCCGATTCGAGCGCATGTTCAACTTCGTCTTCTCGCCGAGCCTCACCTCGCCCATGTTCTGGATGTTCCTGTTCTTCACCTCCGTGCTCATCGTCTCCTTCCTGAAGGCCTGGGCCTTCGCGAAAATGGATGACGCCGTGGTCTCCTTCTGGAGCTGGGTGTCCATCCCGGTGGGGCTTTGCTTCTACTTCACCAACGGTTTCTTCTTCTCGGTGCTGACCGGACACGGCCTGTGGAGCGGCCCTGTGATCCCGGTTATGTTCGTGACGGCGGCGCTTCTGTGCGGCGGCGCGCTGGTGTGCGCCCTGGCATGGTGGAGCAAAGCTGACAGGATAGCCGTGACTCGTTTGTCGCGGGTGGTATTCTGGCTGATGGTGCTGTTCGCATTCCTGGAGGGTCTGTGGCTGTGGATCGGCTGGCAGGGCGGACGGGCGGAAACTGTCGCGGCTCTCAAGAATCTGGCCAGCGGACCCGGCGCCTGGACCTTCTGGGGCCTGCACGTGGTGCTGGGGCTCGCCGTCCCCCTGCTGTTGCTGCCCCAGGCCAAGGATAATCCCGGTCTGGCTGCGTGGGCCTGCCTGCTCATCCTGATCGGCTTCGCCGGAGCGCGCTGGGCTTTCGTGGTTCCGGCCCAGAGCGTGGCCATGCTTCCGGGCCTGGAGAAAGCCTGGCAGCACCCGCGCCTGATGCTCACCTACCTGCCGAGCCTGGCCGAATGGAGTCTGGCCGCTGGCGTCAGCGGTCTTGCGTTGTTCGGCTTCGTCATGGGGCCGAAGGTTTTCCCGAGCCTGTACGGCTCCGGCCCTCAAACTCATCAGGCCAGCTGA
- a CDS encoding molybdopterin-dependent oxidoreductase: MDRRDFLKSSALLGCALAAGEGLAQAATPGDAPQSPYQGYKPEGMIFSACQQCNTQCGIKVKIENGNVVKIDGNPLSPWTLTPQLPYKTPMAEAALMDAPLCPKGYAGIQTLYDPYRIVKVLKRAGKRGENKWKAIPFEQAVAEVVEGGDLFGEGKVDGLKDILTCRDPKISDALRKDATEVANKKMTLADFKAKHAENLKYLIDPDHPDFGVKNNQFCLNWGRLKGGRSEFVRRFTEFSGGSYNYHGHTTVCQGSLYFSCKAMSDQFEEGKFTGGSKFYWQADTGNAEFIFFVGANPFEANYGPPLRASKISQLTADGVKIAVADPRCSKTAARAWKWLPVRPEGIGALSQAMIRWIIENKRFDARYLANANQAAAKADKEPTWTQACWLVKLSPEGKPTVFLRGSDLGMEAQKRPTKDGKSEWSFDPFIAISDKGEPVLFDPNDDKNVVEGQVLYSGDLGGIPVKTALQVYADEANSKSFDEWCKLAGVDSADVAEIAREFTSHGKRAVCDLHRGVSQHTSGFQNVVSWMLVNVLIGNHDYMGGLSKATTFTHDGSREGQPFNLTKHPAKMPGWGISIIRHGTSYDKSSLFTGYPAKRVWYPFASDVYQEVIPSAGDMYPYQLKCLLLYMGTPVYSLPAGHALAAILADPKKIPLFITSDITVGETSIYADYVFPDLTYLERWEFVGSHPSMAPKVGAFRQPAAKPMTETCTVYGQQMPINFEALLLGLAEKLKLSGFGEDAFGKGLHLKHQDDMYIRMVANLAFGDKADGTEKLPPASKEDMDIFLKARAHLPPTVFDAKRWEALVGPELWPSVVTILNKGGRFQEYAQAYKDGQLANKYGKMVGIYFDNLFKAKDSITGKPYLPFAGFVPGPLDVAGNPLPDAKDGYDLTLITYKAITQTKSRTSGNYWLQAPYPENFVEVSAADAARMGLKDGDAVRVLSASNPEGVWDLGPLGKKPVVGKVKVLEGLRPGVVSFSLGHGHWAYGAGAWEIDGKKITPDARRAAGIHANAAMRLDPVLKNTGLVDKIGASAVFYQSPVKLVKA, translated from the coding sequence ATGGACCGCAGAGACTTCCTGAAATCCTCCGCGCTTCTCGGCTGCGCCCTGGCCGCAGGTGAAGGCCTCGCCCAGGCCGCTACGCCCGGCGATGCGCCCCAGAGCCCCTACCAGGGCTACAAGCCCGAGGGCATGATCTTTTCGGCTTGTCAGCAGTGCAACACCCAGTGCGGCATCAAGGTGAAGATCGAGAACGGCAACGTGGTCAAGATCGACGGCAACCCCCTCTCGCCGTGGACCCTGACCCCGCAGCTTCCCTACAAGACCCCCATGGCCGAGGCCGCGCTCATGGACGCCCCCCTGTGCCCCAAGGGCTACGCGGGCATCCAGACCCTGTATGACCCCTACCGCATCGTGAAGGTGCTCAAGCGGGCGGGCAAGCGCGGCGAGAACAAGTGGAAGGCCATCCCCTTCGAGCAGGCCGTGGCCGAGGTGGTTGAAGGCGGCGACCTCTTCGGAGAGGGCAAGGTGGACGGCCTGAAGGACATCCTGACCTGCCGCGATCCCAAGATATCCGACGCCCTCAGGAAGGACGCAACCGAAGTCGCCAACAAGAAAATGACCCTGGCCGACTTCAAGGCCAAGCACGCCGAGAACCTCAAGTACCTCATCGACCCGGACCACCCGGACTTCGGCGTGAAGAACAACCAGTTCTGCCTGAACTGGGGACGTCTGAAAGGCGGGCGCAGCGAGTTCGTCCGGCGCTTCACCGAGTTCTCCGGCGGCTCCTACAATTACCATGGGCACACCACCGTGTGCCAGGGCTCGCTGTACTTTTCCTGCAAGGCCATGTCCGACCAGTTCGAGGAGGGCAAATTCACCGGCGGCTCCAAGTTCTATTGGCAGGCCGACACCGGCAACGCCGAGTTCATCTTCTTCGTGGGGGCGAACCCCTTCGAGGCCAACTACGGTCCGCCGCTTCGCGCAAGCAAGATCAGCCAGCTCACGGCGGACGGCGTGAAGATCGCCGTGGCCGACCCTCGCTGCTCCAAGACCGCCGCCAGGGCCTGGAAGTGGCTGCCCGTCAGGCCCGAAGGCATCGGCGCGCTGTCCCAGGCGATGATTCGCTGGATCATCGAGAACAAGCGCTTCGACGCAAGATACTTGGCCAACGCCAACCAAGCCGCCGCCAAGGCAGACAAGGAGCCCACCTGGACCCAGGCCTGCTGGCTGGTGAAGCTCTCTCCCGAGGGCAAGCCCACGGTATTCCTGCGTGGCTCGGACCTGGGCATGGAAGCCCAGAAGCGCCCCACCAAGGACGGCAAGTCCGAGTGGAGTTTCGACCCGTTCATCGCCATTAGCGACAAGGGCGAGCCCGTGCTCTTCGACCCCAACGACGACAAGAACGTTGTGGAAGGGCAGGTGCTCTATTCCGGCGACCTGGGCGGCATCCCGGTGAAGACCGCGCTCCAGGTGTACGCCGACGAGGCCAACTCCAAGAGCTTCGACGAGTGGTGCAAGCTGGCCGGGGTGGACTCCGCCGATGTGGCCGAGATCGCCCGGGAGTTCACCTCCCACGGCAAACGCGCGGTGTGCGACCTGCACCGGGGCGTGTCCCAGCACACGTCCGGGTTCCAGAACGTGGTCTCCTGGATGCTTGTGAACGTGCTGATCGGCAACCATGACTACATGGGGGGGCTGTCCAAGGCCACCACCTTCACCCACGACGGATCGCGCGAGGGCCAGCCTTTCAATCTGACCAAACATCCGGCCAAAATGCCTGGCTGGGGCATCTCCATCATCCGCCACGGAACCAGCTACGACAAGTCCTCGCTGTTCACCGGCTACCCGGCCAAGCGCGTGTGGTACCCCTTCGCCTCGGACGTCTACCAGGAGGTGATCCCCAGCGCCGGGGACATGTACCCCTACCAGCTCAAGTGTCTGCTGCTCTACATGGGCACCCCCGTGTATTCGCTTCCAGCCGGGCACGCCCTGGCAGCCATCCTGGCCGACCCCAAGAAGATACCGCTGTTCATCACCTCGGATATCACCGTGGGCGAGACCAGCATTTACGCTGACTATGTGTTCCCGGACCTGACCTACCTGGAACGCTGGGAGTTCGTGGGCTCGCATCCCTCCATGGCTCCCAAGGTGGGCGCGTTCCGCCAGCCCGCCGCCAAGCCCATGACCGAAACCTGCACCGTCTATGGGCAGCAGATGCCCATCAACTTCGAGGCGTTGCTTTTGGGGCTGGCTGAGAAGCTCAAGCTGTCGGGCTTTGGTGAGGACGCTTTCGGCAAGGGGCTGCATCTGAAGCACCAGGACGACATGTACATCCGCATGGTCGCCAACCTGGCTTTCGGCGATAAGGCAGACGGCACCGAAAAGCTGCCCCCCGCCTCCAAGGAGGACATGGACATCTTCCTGAAGGCCCGCGCGCACCTGCCTCCCACGGTGTTCGACGCCAAGCGCTGGGAGGCGCTGGTCGGCCCCGAACTGTGGCCCAGCGTGGTGACCATCCTGAACAAGGGCGGGCGCTTCCAAGAATACGCCCAGGCCTACAAGGACGGGCAACTGGCCAACAAGTACGGCAAGATGGTGGGCATCTACTTTGACAACCTCTTCAAGGCCAAGGATTCCATCACCGGAAAGCCCTACCTGCCCTTCGCAGGTTTTGTTCCCGGCCCTCTGGACGTGGCGGGAAATCCCCTGCCGGACGCCAAGGACGGCTACGACCTGACGCTCATCACCTACAAGGCCATAACCCAGACCAAGTCCCGAACCTCGGGCAACTACTGGCTCCAGGCCCCGTACCCCGAGAACTTCGTGGAGGTCTCGGCGGCGGACGCGGCCAGGATGGGCCTCAAGGACGGCGATGCGGTCAGGGTGCTCTCGGCCTCCAACCCCGAAGGGGTCTGGGACCTTGGGCCGCTTGGCAAGAAGCCGGTGGTTGGCAAGGTGAAGGTGCTCGAAGGGCTTCGCCCCGGCGTGGTCAGCTTCTCACTGGGCCACGGGCACTGGGCTTACGGTGCGGGCGCGTGGGAGATCGACGGCAAGAAGATCACCCCCGATGCCAGACGCGCGGCGGGCATCCACGCCAACGCGGCCATGCGGCTGGACCCGGTGCTGAAGAATACCGGTCTGGTGGACAAGATCGGCGCGAGCGCGGTGTTCTACCAATCGCCGGTAAAACTGGTGAAAGCATAG
- a CDS encoding SPOR domain-containing protein: MRARFFQALLLLLAALVAASCASHAPRKSSGKATQRAYTIKGKTYQPIPNAQGFSEEGYASWYEPGWFSGKTTANGERLRSGDLTCAHKILPMNTMVRVQNLENGRETTVRVNDRGPFVSGRCIDLTPAGAKALGIYGKGTARVRIAVEGDIPGLEEGHLPGPFYVQLGAFAVRENAEILLGRMTRRGYAGSRMQEGDQSGLRLWRVQAGVFASMEEAMAVRELMSVEFPDAFVMAR, from the coding sequence ATGCGCGCGCGTTTTTTCCAGGCCTTGCTTCTGCTGCTGGCGGCCCTTGTGGCCGCCTCCTGCGCGTCTCATGCTCCGCGCAAATCCTCGGGCAAGGCCACCCAGCGCGCCTACACCATCAAAGGCAAGACCTACCAGCCCATCCCCAACGCCCAGGGCTTCAGCGAGGAGGGCTACGCCTCCTGGTACGAGCCGGGCTGGTTCTCGGGCAAGACCACGGCCAACGGCGAGCGGCTGCGTTCGGGCGACCTCACCTGCGCCCACAAGATCCTGCCCATGAACACCATGGTGCGGGTGCAGAACCTGGAGAACGGCCGCGAAACCACGGTGCGCGTCAACGACCGCGGCCCCTTCGTGTCCGGGCGCTGCATCGACCTGACCCCCGCCGGGGCCAAGGCCCTGGGCATCTACGGCAAGGGCACCGCCAGGGTGCGCATCGCCGTGGAGGGCGACATCCCCGGCCTGGAGGAGGGCCACCTGCCGGGACCATTCTACGTGCAGCTGGGAGCCTTCGCCGTGCGCGAGAACGCCGAGATCCTTCTCGGTCGCATGACGCGGCGCGGCTACGCTGGCTCACGCATGCAGGAGGGCGACCAGAGCGGGCTCCGGCTGTGGCGGGTGCAGGCGGGCGTGTTCGCCAGCATGGAGGAAGCCATGGCCGTGCGGGAGCTCATGTCCGTGGAGTTCCCGGACGCCTTCGTGATGGCGCGCTGA
- a CDS encoding integration host factor subunit alpha, translating to MSGKTLTKADIVDSIYEKTEKNRAEVKVLVDNLLDIMKQAIKKDNSLLISGFGKFDAYDKRARKGRNPQTSDSIVLPPRKVVVFRLSRKFRAELNPDEVL from the coding sequence ATGAGCGGGAAGACCCTCACGAAAGCCGACATAGTCGACTCCATTTACGAAAAAACCGAAAAGAACCGCGCCGAGGTGAAGGTCCTGGTGGACAACCTGCTGGACATCATGAAGCAGGCCATCAAGAAGGACAACTCGCTGCTCATTTCGGGCTTCGGAAAGTTCGACGCGTACGACAAGCGCGCCCGCAAGGGCCGCAACCCTCAAACCAGCGACTCCATCGTCCTGCCGCCGCGCAAGGTGGTGGTGTTTCGCCTGTCGCGCAAGTTCCGCGCGGAATTAAATCCCGACGAAGTGCTTTAG
- a CDS encoding HIT family protein — MIVEDCIFCKIIRGEIPCAKVYETHTVLAFLDIAPVNKGHALVIPKAHYENIWELPASLATEMLVAVQTVGQALKDGLGAQGMNLGMNNGVAAGQLVMHAHWHLIPRFADDGLTLWPQKSYDSPEEMGLTALKISGTIR; from the coding sequence ATGATCGTCGAAGATTGCATCTTCTGTAAAATCATCCGGGGGGAGATCCCCTGCGCCAAGGTCTACGAGACCCACACGGTGCTGGCCTTCCTGGATATCGCCCCGGTGAACAAGGGCCATGCCCTGGTGATCCCCAAGGCGCACTACGAGAACATCTGGGAGCTGCCCGCTTCGCTTGCCACCGAGATGCTCGTCGCAGTCCAGACCGTGGGCCAGGCCCTGAAGGACGGGCTGGGAGCGCAGGGCATGAACTTGGGCATGAACAACGGCGTGGCAGCCGGGCAGCTGGTGATGCACGCCCACTGGCATCTGATTCCTCGATTCGCCGACGACGGCCTGACCCTGTGGCCCCAGAAAAGCTACGACAGCCCTGAAGAAATGGGCCTGACGGCTCTGAAAATATCTGGCACCATCCGATAA
- a CDS encoding radical SAM protein, giving the protein MQEAIEKDRPLYGPFFFPHPAPTQPQGRARRRILPVFMPQAGCPKRCIFCTPDARQGRPQDHLPAALESMRADLDAAQGEAPLEVAFYGGTFTALPPVWRTRFLEEAARRKPCGQVAAIRCSTRPDACPPALMRELADQGLDMVELGVQTFDDAVLAAAGRGCAARDVEDASRAVRDAGLGLGLQLLPGLPGHAPGMLAEDVRRCIDIAPDLVRLHPCLVLAGTPLAELWRSGGYLPWDLDETVNALGSAVLALWRADIAVTRIGLAPDPALEAAMLAGPRHPALGTMVRARALFLDIRERLGSRRGVALRAPQRLSGEFWGVRRGLAPEYQTLGLDAASVRFEDREDFQLDVLA; this is encoded by the coding sequence TTGCAAGAGGCAATTGAAAAAGACCGTCCACTTTATGGTCCGTTTTTTTTCCCGCACCCGGCTCCGACCCAGCCGCAAGGCCGCGCCAGACGCCGAATCCTGCCAGTTTTCATGCCCCAGGCAGGGTGTCCAAAACGCTGTATTTTTTGCACTCCGGACGCTCGCCAGGGCCGACCCCAGGACCATCTGCCCGCCGCTTTGGAGTCCATGAGGGCCGATCTGGACGCCGCACAAGGGGAAGCACCCCTGGAAGTGGCCTTCTACGGGGGCACGTTCACGGCCCTGCCACCGGTCTGGCGCACCCGTTTTCTGGAAGAAGCCGCACGCCGCAAACCGTGCGGGCAGGTGGCCGCCATCCGCTGCTCCACACGGCCGGACGCCTGTCCGCCCGCCCTCATGCGGGAACTGGCCGACCAAGGCCTGGACATGGTGGAGTTGGGCGTGCAAACCTTTGACGACGCCGTGCTTGCGGCTGCCGGGCGCGGCTGCGCGGCCCGCGACGTGGAGGACGCAAGCCGGGCGGTGCGCGATGCGGGTCTGGGGCTCGGGCTGCAACTGCTGCCGGGCCTGCCCGGACATGCGCCCGGCATGCTGGCCGAGGACGTGCGCCGCTGCATCGATATCGCGCCCGATCTCGTGCGCCTGCATCCCTGTCTGGTGCTGGCCGGGACGCCCCTGGCCGAACTGTGGCGTTCAGGCGGCTACCTGCCCTGGGATCTTGACGAAACCGTCAATGCGCTGGGCAGCGCCGTACTTGCCCTGTGGCGGGCCGACATCGCGGTGACGCGCATCGGCCTTGCCCCGGACCCGGCCCTGGAGGCGGCCATGCTGGCCGGTCCGCGCCACCCGGCGCTTGGCACCATGGTGCGGGCCAGGGCGTTGTTTCTGGACATCCGGGAACGGCTGGGCTCGCGCCGGGGCGTTGCCTTGCGCGCCCCCCAGCGCCTGAGCGGCGAATTCTGGGGCGTCAGGCGCGGGCTGGCCCCCGAATATCAAACACTGGGCCTGGACGCCGCCTCCGTGCGCTTCGAGGACCGCGAAGACTTTCAACTGGATGTGCTCGCATGA
- a CDS encoding amidohydrolase family protein: protein MMLDDTYTLRARRVAAMLPGREVIADGAVMVRQGRIADAGSWQELKARAPQDVRDLGEVTLLPGLVNAHAHLELSHLGLPSAQGQGYLAWVRWLVSQPVADLDAKALARAVSQLSACGTAAVADITSRNAAQVAKSLEAAGMRYVMQFERFGYLPDAPLPDIALEHLSLAGHALYSTSPESLCAAKQWDDALGRVFSIHLAEHAGEVELLAHGTGDFADFMRLRILPPEFSPPGLTPVGWADALGLLDARTLAVHAVHVSQADIDILKARGVTVCLCPRSNAIIGVGRAPARAYLDAGIPCCLGTDSLASAPDLNLFEELRALLEHTGLSLAEAVRLLSANAAGLLGFSCLGSLAPGMAARFSVLPGDLESALDD from the coding sequence ATGATGCTTGACGACACCTATACGCTCCGCGCCCGGCGGGTGGCGGCCATGCTGCCGGGGCGCGAGGTCATTGCGGACGGCGCGGTGATGGTGCGCCAAGGGCGCATTGCCGACGCCGGGTCCTGGCAGGAGCTCAAGGCCCGCGCCCCGCAGGACGTGCGCGACCTGGGCGAGGTGACGCTCCTGCCCGGACTGGTCAACGCCCACGCCCACCTGGAGCTCTCCCACCTGGGGCTACCTTCCGCGCAGGGCCAGGGCTACTTGGCCTGGGTGCGCTGGCTCGTAAGCCAGCCCGTGGCCGACCTGGACGCCAAGGCCCTGGCGCGGGCCGTGTCCCAGCTTTCGGCCTGCGGCACGGCGGCGGTGGCGGACATCACCAGCCGCAACGCCGCCCAGGTGGCCAAGAGCCTGGAGGCCGCAGGCATGCGGTACGTCATGCAGTTCGAGCGTTTCGGCTACCTGCCGGACGCCCCCCTGCCGGACATTGCGCTTGAGCATCTCTCCCTGGCCGGGCACGCCCTCTATTCCACCAGCCCGGAGTCCCTGTGCGCCGCCAAGCAGTGGGACGATGCGCTCGGGCGCGTGTTCTCCATCCATCTGGCCGAGCACGCGGGCGAGGTGGAGCTTCTGGCGCATGGCACGGGCGACTTTGCGGACTTCATGCGCCTTCGCATCCTGCCGCCGGAGTTTTCACCCCCGGGCCTGACTCCGGTTGGCTGGGCCGACGCCCTGGGCCTTCTGGACGCGCGCACTTTGGCGGTTCACGCCGTACACGTGTCCCAGGCGGATATCGACATTTTGAAGGCTCGCGGTGTTACGGTCTGCCTGTGCCCGCGCTCCAACGCAATCATCGGCGTAGGCCGCGCGCCCGCCCGCGCCTATCTGGACGCGGGCATCCCGTGCTGCCTGGGGACAGACTCCCTGGCCTCCGCGCCGGACCTGAATCTGTTTGAGGAGCTGCGCGCCCTGCTGGAACACACCGGCCTGAGCCTCGCGGAGGCCGTCCGCCTCCTGAGCGCCAACGCGGCAGGCCTTTTGGGCTTCTCCTGCCTGGGGAGCCTGGCTCCGGGCATGGCCGCGCGCTTCTCCGTGCTGCCTGGGGACCTGGAATCGGCACTGGATGATTGA
- a CDS encoding aspartate carbamoyltransferase catalytic subunit codes for MTWPHKDLLDVTQLSKADALEILRAAKSFQEINSRPVKKVPILKGKSVVLFFAEPSTRTKTSFDVAGKRLSADTFSLQKSGSSLVKGESLKDTVLTLQAMKPDGIVMRHNMSGAAQFIAERLDCAVINAGDGWHAHPTQALLDAFTLTERWGSVEGKTVLILGDITHSRVARSNVHLLRLLGAKVRLCAPKTLLPHAVSTWNVPVYSELDEAVRGVDAVMCLRLQLERQQAGLLPDVREYSRRFCMTTARLAKAARNALVLHPGPINRGWEIASDLADAPESLILDQVSSGVDVRMALLHLYLTRKERKE; via the coding sequence ATGACCTGGCCACACAAGGACCTTCTGGATGTCACTCAGCTCTCCAAGGCCGACGCCCTGGAAATTCTGCGGGCGGCCAAGTCCTTCCAGGAGATAAATTCACGGCCCGTGAAGAAGGTGCCCATTCTGAAGGGCAAGTCCGTTGTCCTCTTCTTCGCCGAGCCGTCCACCCGCACCAAAACCAGTTTCGACGTGGCGGGCAAGCGTCTGTCCGCCGATACGTTCTCGCTGCAGAAAAGCGGCAGCTCCCTGGTGAAGGGCGAGTCCCTCAAGGACACCGTCCTCACCCTCCAGGCCATGAAGCCCGACGGCATCGTCATGCGCCACAACATGAGCGGCGCGGCCCAGTTCATCGCCGAGCGCCTGGACTGCGCGGTGATCAACGCGGGCGACGGCTGGCACGCCCACCCCACCCAGGCCCTGCTGGACGCCTTCACGCTCACCGAGCGCTGGGGTTCGGTCGAAGGCAAGACCGTGCTCATCCTGGGCGACATCACCCACAGCCGCGTGGCCCGCTCCAACGTCCATCTGCTGCGCCTCCTGGGTGCCAAAGTTCGTCTGTGCGCGCCCAAGACGCTCCTGCCCCACGCGGTTTCCACCTGGAACGTGCCGGTGTACTCCGAGCTTGACGAGGCCGTGCGCGGCGTGGACGCCGTCATGTGCCTGCGCCTCCAACTGGAGCGCCAGCAGGCCGGGCTGCTGCCCGACGTGCGCGAGTATTCCCGCCGCTTCTGCATGACCACGGCACGCCTGGCCAAGGCCGCCAGGAACGCCCTGGTGCTGCACCCCGGCCCCATCAACCGGGGTTGGGAAATCGCCTCGGACCTGGCAGACGCGCCCGAGAGCCTCATTCTCGATCAGGTGTCCTCGGGCGTGGACGTGCGCATGGCCCTTCTGCACCTGTACCTCACCCGCAAGGAACGCAAGGAGTAG